From a region of the Pseudomonadaceae bacterium SI-3 genome:
- a CDS encoding two-component sensor histidine kinase — protein sequence MLRRSIRNRTLVLVLGILLLSLSLISWRSYRDARHEIEELFDAQLAQSARLVQGLVMREMNPQAHDALQQALNAAVNARRDQGVPGHDYETKLGFQVYTADGSNLLQSAGAPNGALKQLAGADSTSHFSRVSVGYHDVQLDGHAWRLFLLHDREDDLWILLSERDDVRGELVGKIARRSLLPDLIGLPLLALLIWLAVGWGLRPLAHMAQLLKSRDPDNLAPLLLAPLPQELEPVAASLNRLLQQVNQLVDREKRFIADGAHELRTPLAVLRIHAQNALQAEQPEDREAALQQLLTGVDRTTRVVTQLLTLARLEPNAQPLHPQQLDLLPLCRECLAELTPLALARDQELTLEADDVADHSLPGDAAALATLLQNLVGNALQYTPDGGQIQVSLQTMENGVSLRVDDSGPGVPAAQRDKLFERFYRQGDGQGAGLGLAIVARIAELHGATIELADSPLGGLQVAVHLPRQPHH from the coding sequence ATGCTGAGGCGCTCTATCCGCAACCGCACCCTGGTGCTGGTGCTTGGCATTCTGCTGCTGTCGCTGAGCCTGATCTCCTGGCGCAGTTATCGCGATGCCCGCCACGAGATCGAAGAGCTGTTCGATGCTCAGCTGGCGCAGAGTGCGCGACTGGTGCAGGGGCTGGTGATGCGCGAAATGAATCCTCAGGCCCACGATGCGCTACAGCAGGCGCTGAACGCTGCGGTGAATGCGCGGCGCGACCAAGGCGTGCCGGGGCACGATTACGAAACCAAGCTCGGTTTCCAGGTCTACACCGCGGATGGCAGCAACCTGTTGCAGTCCGCAGGCGCGCCGAACGGCGCGCTGAAGCAATTGGCCGGCGCAGACTCCACCTCACACTTCAGCCGCGTGAGCGTCGGCTATCACGACGTGCAACTCGACGGCCATGCCTGGCGCCTGTTCCTGCTACATGACCGCGAGGACGATCTGTGGATTCTGCTCAGCGAGCGCGACGACGTACGCGGCGAACTGGTCGGCAAGATCGCCCGGCGCAGCCTGCTGCCCGACCTTATCGGCCTGCCGCTACTGGCGCTGCTGATCTGGCTGGCGGTGGGCTGGGGTCTGCGCCCGCTGGCACACATGGCGCAACTGCTGAAGAGTCGCGATCCGGACAATCTAGCGCCGCTGCTGCTGGCACCGCTGCCGCAGGAGTTGGAGCCGGTGGCCGCCTCGCTCAATCGTTTGCTGCAACAGGTCAACCAACTGGTCGACCGGGAAAAACGCTTCATCGCCGACGGCGCCCACGAGCTGCGCACCCCGCTGGCCGTACTGCGCATCCATGCGCAGAACGCATTACAGGCCGAGCAGCCGGAAGACCGTGAGGCTGCCTTGCAACAGCTGCTGACCGGCGTCGATCGCACCACGCGTGTGGTCACCCAACTGCTCACCCTTGCCCGCCTGGAACCCAATGCGCAGCCGCTGCATCCACAGCAGCTGGACCTGCTGCCGCTGTGCCGCGAATGCCTCGCCGAGCTGACGCCGCTGGCGCTGGCGCGCGATCAGGAATTGACGCTGGAGGCTGACGACGTGGCCGATCACAGCCTCCCCGGCGATGCCGCCGCGCTCGCCACGTTGCTGCAGAATCTGGTCGGCAATGCCCTGCAGTACACGCCCGACGGAGGGCAGATTCAGGTCAGCCTCCAGACCATGGAAAACGGCGTCAGCCTGCGCGTAGATGACAGCGGTCCGGGCGTGCCGGCAGCGCAGCGCGACAAACTGTTCGAGCGCTTCTATCGTCAGGGCGACGGCCAGGGCGCGGGGCTCGGCCTGGCCATCGTCGCGCGCATCGCCGAACTGCACGGCGCGACCATCGAACTGGCGGACTCACCGCTCGGCGGGCTGCAGGTCGCCGTGCACCTGCCCCGCCAGCCACACCACTAG
- a CDS encoding DNA-binding response regulator, with product MRILLVEDDRALGEGIRTALKPEGYTVDWLQDGASALHALSHESFELAILDLGLPRMDGLEVLKRLRACANPIPVLVLTARDATSDRIAGLDAGADDYLVKPFDVAELKARLRALLRRSFNRPEPVLEYRDILLDPVNQQVSYQGTPINLPRKEFVLLHELIAQPGRVLTRDRLQQVLYGWDEEVESNALEVHIHHLRKKFFPELIRTVRGVGYLVDKC from the coding sequence ATGCGCATTCTGCTGGTGGAAGACGATCGCGCCCTCGGCGAGGGCATCCGCACCGCACTCAAACCCGAGGGCTACACGGTCGACTGGCTGCAGGACGGCGCCAGCGCGCTGCATGCGCTGAGCCACGAGAGCTTCGAGCTGGCCATCCTCGACCTCGGTCTGCCGCGTATGGACGGTCTGGAAGTACTCAAGCGCCTGCGCGCCTGCGCCAACCCGATCCCGGTGCTGGTACTGACCGCGCGCGATGCCACCAGCGATCGCATCGCCGGGCTGGATGCCGGCGCCGACGACTACCTGGTCAAGCCGTTCGACGTCGCCGAACTCAAGGCCCGCCTGCGCGCTCTGCTCCGGCGCAGCTTCAATCGCCCTGAGCCGGTACTGGAGTACCGCGACATCCTGCTCGATCCGGTCAACCAGCAGGTCAGTTATCAGGGCACGCCGATCAACCTGCCGCGCAAGGAGTTCGTCCTGTTGCACGAGCTGATCGCCCAGCCCGGCCGCGTGCTGACTCGCGATCGCTTGCAGCAGGTGCTCTACGGCTGGGACGAAGAAGTCGAGAGCAACGCGCTGGAAGTGCATATCCATCACCTGCGCAAGAAGTTTTTTCCCGAGCTGATCCGCACCGTGCGCGGGGTCGGCTATCTGGTGGACAAATGCTGA
- a CDS encoding tetratricopeptide repeat protein produces MKRLLTLCSVLLALASQPSFALSPAGESSLRQIQTRWAEINYQLPAAQRQAAFARLASEAESAVVGEPQAAELHIWHGIVLSTWAGAKGGLGALGLVKQAKTELEKAIELDAQALDGSAYTSLASLYYQVPGWPIGFGDEDKAEALFQQALALNPNGIDPNYFHGDFLLRQKRYGEARTALEKALAAPARPGRELADTGRREEAQALLAQVKEKLE; encoded by the coding sequence ATGAAGCGTCTGCTTACTCTTTGCAGCGTCCTGCTGGCGCTGGCCAGCCAACCCTCCTTCGCTCTCAGCCCGGCCGGCGAATCGTCGCTGCGCCAGATCCAGACGCGCTGGGCGGAGATCAACTACCAGCTGCCGGCGGCACAGCGCCAGGCGGCCTTCGCCCGTCTTGCCTCGGAGGCCGAAAGCGCGGTCGTCGGCGAACCGCAGGCCGCCGAGTTACACATCTGGCACGGCATCGTGCTCAGCACCTGGGCTGGTGCCAAGGGCGGGCTCGGCGCGCTGGGCCTGGTCAAGCAGGCCAAAACGGAACTGGAAAAAGCCATCGAGCTCGACGCGCAGGCACTCGACGGCTCGGCCTATACCAGTCTGGCCAGCCTCTACTACCAGGTGCCCGGCTGGCCGATCGGCTTCGGTGACGAGGACAAGGCCGAGGCGCTGTTCCAGCAGGCACTGGCGCTGAATCCGAACGGCATCGACCCGAACTATTTCCACGGTGACTTTCTGCTGCGCCAGAAGCGCTATGGCGAAGCGCGCACGGCGCTGGAAAAAGCGCTCGCCGCGCCGGCACGCCCCGGCCGCGAACTCGCCGACACCGGCCGCCGCGAGGAAGCCCAGGCGCTGCTCGCGCAGGTCAAGGAAAAGCTGGAATAA
- a CDS encoding short chain dehydrogenase gives MQLRDARILLTGASGGIGQVLVERLCANGARLLLVGRDSLALEALTRRYPGQVSLVCADLTQRSSRHTVLDAARRFGGLNCVINAAGINQFSLLEQQDEDAIARLISVNVTATLQLTHLLLPLLRQQPRALLVNLGSTFGSIGYPGFTAYCASKFALRGFSEALRRELADSQIKVLYIAPRATRTAMNSADVVAMNNELKVEMDDPQEVARQIVHAIATEREELYLGWPEKLFVRLNGLLPRLVDQALRKQLPVIKRFARADQPRPPAPQPNSTGEHP, from the coding sequence ATGCAACTGCGTGACGCGCGAATCCTGCTGACCGGTGCCAGCGGCGGCATCGGCCAGGTGCTGGTCGAGCGGCTCTGCGCGAACGGCGCACGGCTGTTACTGGTGGGACGCGACAGTCTTGCTCTGGAAGCGCTGACGCGCCGCTATCCGGGGCAGGTCAGCCTGGTCTGCGCCGACCTCACCCAGCGCAGTAGCCGGCATACGGTGCTCGATGCCGCGCGGCGTTTCGGCGGCCTCAACTGCGTGATCAATGCCGCCGGGATCAACCAGTTCAGCCTGCTCGAACAGCAGGACGAGGACGCCATCGCCCGACTGATCAGCGTCAACGTCACCGCCACGCTGCAGCTGACCCATCTGCTGCTACCGCTGCTGCGCCAGCAACCGCGGGCGCTGCTGGTCAACCTCGGATCGACCTTCGGCTCCATCGGTTACCCGGGCTTCACCGCCTACTGCGCGAGCAAGTTCGCCCTGCGCGGCTTCTCCGAAGCGCTGCGGCGCGAATTGGCCGACAGCCAGATTAAGGTGCTCTACATCGCGCCGCGCGCCACCCGCACGGCGATGAACAGCGCCGACGTGGTGGCGATGAACAACGAGCTGAAGGTAGAGATGGACGATCCGCAAGAAGTCGCACGGCAGATCGTCCATGCCATCGCCACCGAGCGAGAGGAGCTCTACCTCGGCTGGCCGGAAAAGCTCTTCGTGCGCCTTAACGGCCTCTTGCCGCGCCTGGTCGACCAGGCGCTGCGCAAGCAGTTGCCGGTGATCAAGCGCTTCGCCCGTGCCGACCAGCCGCGGCCGCCCGCACCCCAGCCCAACTCAACCGGAGAACACCCATGA
- a CDS encoding AMP-dependent synthetase, with the protein MQPAAERFWATLDQHAGIALSEGPRQLSYAELRHEVAARAAQLQRLGVQRVALALDNGLEWALWDLALLRAGLVCVPLPGFFSPAQQEHVLNHAGIDCLIGAVSSFSERCGFRPTAGDLLQRQPDTVTPVPDGTLKITYTSGTTGQPKGVCMDAEAQLAVAESLRQASLPCDVRQHLCVLPLATLLENIAGLYAPLLAGARVELRPLAEIGFSGAAGFELQRLRATLQASQPHSLILLPQLLLALVSAAEQGVPLPASLRFIAVGGGRVAPQLLERAERLGLPLFEGYGLSECASVVCLNTPEARRIGTVGRPLPHVELRLADDGEVLVRGPHMLGYLGEPPLTGEWLATGDLGHFEDGFLILHGRKKHQFVTAYGRNVNPEWVEAELVQQASIAQAWLHGEALAQNVAVLVPRRPELSDAELQAAVERVNAGLPDYARVHHWLRAAEAFCPDNGLATANGRLRRNALFSHYQPTIHALLFPDFEVRGMDFFDQLQHQTSDAREYLLRTPIIHAALAGTSTRAQYIAFLSQAYHHVKHTVPLLMACGARLPERLEWLREAIAEYIEEEIGHQEWILNDIRACGGDAEAVRHGLPALPTELMVAYVYDRIARHNPASFFGMVNVLEGTSIALATQAAGVLQDKLQLPAKAFSYLTSHGSLDLEHIEFFKKLMNRLNDEDDKAAVVHTARVVYRLYGDIFRSLSAPEHDHATA; encoded by the coding sequence ATGCAGCCTGCAGCTGAACGCTTCTGGGCGACGCTCGACCAGCACGCCGGCATCGCGCTGAGCGAAGGGCCACGTCAGCTGAGCTATGCCGAATTGCGCCACGAGGTCGCGGCGCGCGCCGCCCAGCTGCAACGGCTCGGCGTGCAGCGCGTCGCCTTGGCGCTGGACAATGGTCTGGAGTGGGCGCTGTGGGATCTGGCCCTGCTGCGCGCCGGTCTGGTCTGCGTGCCGCTGCCGGGATTCTTTTCCCCGGCGCAGCAGGAGCATGTGCTGAACCATGCCGGCATCGACTGCCTGATCGGCGCAGTCAGCTCTTTCAGCGAGCGCTGCGGCTTTCGTCCGACCGCCGGCGACCTGTTACAGCGCCAACCGGATACCGTCACGCCGGTGCCCGACGGCACCCTGAAGATCACCTATACCTCCGGCACCACTGGCCAGCCCAAGGGCGTCTGCATGGATGCCGAAGCGCAGCTGGCGGTGGCCGAGAGCCTGCGGCAGGCCAGCCTGCCGTGCGACGTGCGACAGCACCTGTGCGTGCTGCCGCTGGCGACGCTGCTGGAGAACATCGCCGGGCTCTATGCGCCGCTGCTGGCGGGTGCGCGGGTCGAACTGCGGCCGCTGGCCGAGATCGGCTTCAGCGGTGCGGCGGGCTTCGAGCTGCAACGTTTGCGGGCCACGCTGCAGGCCAGCCAGCCGCACAGCCTGATCCTTCTGCCGCAGCTATTGCTGGCGCTGGTCAGCGCCGCTGAGCAAGGCGTGCCATTACCCGCATCGCTGCGCTTTATCGCTGTGGGTGGCGGTCGCGTGGCACCGCAGCTGCTGGAGCGCGCCGAGCGCCTCGGGCTGCCGCTGTTCGAGGGCTACGGCTTGTCCGAATGCGCCTCGGTGGTCTGCCTGAACACACCCGAGGCGCGGCGCATCGGCACGGTCGGCCGGCCGCTGCCACACGTCGAGCTGCGCTTGGCCGACGATGGCGAGGTACTGGTGCGCGGCCCGCACATGCTCGGTTACCTCGGCGAACCGCCACTGACCGGCGAGTGGCTGGCCACCGGCGACCTAGGCCATTTCGAGGATGGCTTCCTGATCCTGCACGGGCGCAAGAAGCATCAGTTCGTTACCGCGTACGGACGCAACGTCAATCCCGAGTGGGTGGAGGCCGAGCTGGTACAGCAGGCGTCCATCGCCCAGGCCTGGCTGCATGGGGAGGCGCTGGCGCAGAACGTCGCCGTGCTCGTACCTCGCCGCCCCGAGCTGAGCGATGCCGAGCTGCAGGCGGCGGTCGAGCGGGTCAATGCCGGCCTGCCGGACTACGCCCGTGTACACCACTGGCTGCGCGCCGCCGAAGCCTTTTGCCCCGACAACGGCCTGGCCACTGCCAACGGCCGCCTGCGCCGCAACGCCCTGTTCAGTCACTACCAACCGACCATTCACGCCCTTCTTTTCCCTGACTTCGAGGTACGCGGCATGGACTTTTTCGACCAACTGCAACACCAGACCAGCGATGCACGCGAATACCTGCTCCGCACACCGATCATCCACGCCGCGCTCGCCGGCACTTCGACCCGCGCGCAGTACATCGCCTTCCTGAGTCAGGCCTACCACCACGTCAAGCACACCGTGCCGCTGTTGATGGCCTGCGGCGCACGCCTGCCGGAGCGCCTGGAATGGCTGCGCGAGGCGATCGCCGAATACATCGAGGAAGAAATCGGCCATCAGGAATGGATCCTCAACGACATCCGCGCCTGTGGCGGCGATGCCGAGGCGGTGCGCCATGGCCTGCCGGCACTGCCCACTGAGCTGATGGTCGCCTACGTCTACGACCGCATCGCGCGGCACAACCCGGCGAGTTTCTTCGGCATGGTCAACGTGCTGGAAGGCACCAGCATCGCGCTGGCGACCCAGGCCGCCGGCGTGCTGCAGGACAAACTTCAGCTGCCGGCCAAGGCGTTCAGCTACCTGACATCCCATGGCAGCCTGGACCTGGAGCACATCGAGTTCTTCAAGAAGCTGATGAACCGCCTCAACGACGAGGACGACAAGGCCGCCGTGGTGCACACCGCGCGCGTCGTCTACCGCCTCTACGGCGACATCTTCCGCAGCCTGAGCGCACCGGAGCACGACCATGCAACTGCGTGA
- a CDS encoding thermostable hemolysin has product MELPWVDQTDVLACIGREPALTLQLAQADAGERRAALERFIHQRFAEHYQARVRHFMPCLLGLHDQNGEVQGAVGLRSAQRRPLFLERYLDEPIEQAVSQRHGHTVPREEIVEVGNLAAFGNASARLLIVALTDLLVAQGFRWVVFTGTPALLNSFQRLALDPLPLGLADPARMGDELADWGSYYASRPQLMAGEILPGHQRLLQLGIYARLGYQPLFDATEVPHAACS; this is encoded by the coding sequence ATGGAACTGCCCTGGGTTGATCAAACTGACGTACTGGCGTGTATCGGCCGTGAGCCGGCGCTTACCCTGCAACTGGCGCAGGCCGATGCAGGCGAGCGGCGCGCAGCACTGGAACGCTTCATCCACCAACGGTTCGCCGAGCACTATCAGGCACGGGTTCGGCACTTCATGCCCTGCCTGCTGGGCCTGCATGACCAGAACGGCGAGGTGCAGGGGGCGGTCGGTCTGCGCAGCGCCCAGCGTCGGCCGCTGTTTCTCGAGCGTTATCTTGACGAACCCATCGAGCAGGCCGTGAGCCAGCGCCATGGGCATACGGTGCCGCGCGAGGAGATCGTCGAGGTCGGCAACCTGGCTGCGTTCGGCAACGCCTCGGCGCGCCTGCTGATCGTCGCGCTGACCGACCTGCTGGTCGCCCAGGGTTTTCGATGGGTGGTGTTCACCGGCACGCCGGCCTTGCTCAACAGCTTTCAGCGCCTCGCGCTCGATCCGCTGCCACTGGGTCTGGCCGATCCGGCGCGCATGGGCGATGAGCTGGCCGACTGGGGCAGCTACTACGCCAGCCGCCCGCAGCTGATGGCCGGCGAGATCCTGCCCGGCCACCAGCGCCTGCTGCAACTCGGCATCTACGCCCGACTCGGCTACCAGCCGCTGTTCGATGCCACGGAGGTGCCCCATGCAGCCTGCAGCTGA
- a CDS encoding DNA-binding response regulator — MRILVIEDNRDILANVLDYLELKGYVVDCAQDGLSGLHLAATQDYDLIVLDLMLPGIDGLQVCKRLRDDAGRDTPIIMLTARDALPDRIKGLQTGADDYLIKPFALSELVARIEAILRRCQGSRRRQLQVADLCYDLDTLEATRGGQPIRLNPIGHKLLAILMQRSPAVVRREALEEAVWGDHLPDSDALRSHIHQLRQVLDKPFAKPLLHTVHGLGFRLAEDCNAR; from the coding sequence ATGCGCATCCTGGTCATCGAAGACAACCGTGACATTCTCGCCAACGTGCTGGATTACCTCGAGCTCAAGGGTTACGTGGTCGACTGCGCGCAGGATGGCCTCAGCGGCCTGCACCTTGCCGCCACGCAGGACTACGACCTGATCGTGCTGGACCTGATGCTGCCGGGCATCGACGGCCTGCAGGTGTGCAAGCGTTTGCGCGACGATGCCGGGCGCGACACGCCGATCATCATGCTCACCGCCCGCGATGCCCTGCCTGACCGCATCAAGGGGCTGCAGACCGGTGCCGACGACTATCTGATCAAGCCCTTCGCGCTGTCCGAGCTAGTTGCCCGCATCGAGGCGATCCTGCGTCGCTGCCAGGGATCGCGTCGCCGTCAGCTGCAGGTGGCCGATCTCTGCTACGACCTGGATACCCTGGAAGCCACCCGTGGCGGCCAGCCGATTCGGCTCAACCCTATCGGCCACAAGCTGCTGGCGATCCTTATGCAGCGCAGCCCGGCGGTGGTGCGGCGCGAAGCGCTGGAGGAAGCCGTCTGGGGTGACCACCTGCCGGACAGTGACGCTCTGCGCAGCCATATCCACCAGCTGCGCCAGGTGCTCGACAAGCCCTTTGCCAAGCCGCTGCTGCATACCGTGCACGGCCTCGGCTTTCGCCTGGCGGAGGACTGCAATGCTCGCTAA
- a CDS encoding sensor histidine kinase produces the protein MLAKQPLARRIVIAFTLMTLMVSGTFALGIVGVVHFIEEQLVTEELSRDLDIVLNEDLPNGRTPQLDTSTRFFASHLPEHPMPKAFAGLGEGFTELVRGDDAYYVYVRNVGADRYVLVQEQHEFEAREDALFNVVLAGFLLSVLGAWALGRLMANRVLAPVSRLANQVRHRDQLHPLAPPLALQYPDDEVGHLAAAFDSTLGQLRQTLERERLFTADVSHELRTPLMVVLGACELLEQQAALAPAAQRPLARIQRAAREMHELVETFLMLARARPQQTSLAGNASLRSVATEQSERWAPLLAEKGLAFELREQGENPGVYNHTLLGTVISNLLRNALHYTDRGTVRLVLDEGGFRVEDSGVGIPLAEQERMFQPFVRGAEGRGEGLGLGLSLVKRICAHQGWQVGVVPRQPQGSCFQVRFHDGVV, from the coding sequence ATGCTCGCTAAGCAGCCGCTGGCGCGGCGGATCGTCATCGCCTTCACGCTGATGACGCTGATGGTGAGTGGTACGTTCGCCCTCGGCATCGTCGGCGTGGTGCACTTCATCGAAGAGCAGCTGGTCACCGAGGAGCTGAGTCGCGACCTGGACATCGTGCTCAACGAGGACCTGCCAAACGGCCGGACTCCGCAGCTGGATACCAGCACCCGTTTCTTCGCCTCGCATCTGCCCGAGCACCCGATGCCAAAGGCATTTGCCGGGCTCGGCGAGGGGTTCACCGAGCTGGTTCGCGGTGATGACGCCTACTACGTCTATGTGCGCAACGTCGGCGCTGACCGCTACGTGCTGGTGCAGGAACAGCACGAGTTCGAGGCCCGCGAGGATGCGCTGTTCAACGTCGTGCTGGCCGGCTTTCTGCTCAGCGTGCTCGGTGCCTGGGCACTGGGGCGGCTGATGGCCAACCGGGTGTTGGCGCCGGTCAGTCGCTTGGCCAATCAGGTGCGCCACCGCGACCAGCTGCACCCGCTGGCGCCGCCGCTGGCCTTGCAATATCCCGACGACGAGGTCGGCCACCTGGCCGCGGCGTTCGACAGCACGCTCGGCCAGCTGCGCCAGACCCTGGAGCGCGAGCGGCTGTTCACCGCCGATGTCAGCCACGAACTGCGCACCCCTCTGATGGTGGTACTCGGCGCCTGCGAGCTGCTCGAACAGCAGGCCGCACTGGCGCCAGCCGCGCAGCGACCGCTGGCGCGCATCCAGCGCGCCGCGCGGGAAATGCACGAGCTGGTAGAAACCTTCCTGATGCTGGCGCGGGCACGTCCGCAACAGACGTCCTTGGCCGGCAACGCCAGCTTGCGGAGCGTCGCGACCGAACAGAGCGAGCGCTGGGCACCACTGCTGGCGGAAAAAGGCCTGGCCTTCGAGCTGCGGGAGCAGGGCGAGAACCCGGGCGTCTACAACCACACCCTGCTCGGCACGGTGATTTCCAACCTGCTTCGCAACGCACTGCATTACACCGACCGGGGCACGGTGCGGCTGGTCCTCGACGAAGGTGGCTTTCGCGTCGAGGACAGCGGCGTGGGCATCCCCTTGGCGGAGCAGGAGCGCATGTTCCAGCCATTCGTGCGCGGCGCCGAGGGGCGCGGCGAAGGGCTGGGGCTGGGACTGTCGCTGGTCAAGCGGATCTGCGCCCATCAGGGCTGGCAGGTAGGCGTGGTGCCGCGGCAACCGCAGGGCAGCTGCTTTCAGGTGCGCTTTCATGACGGCGTGGTTTGA
- a CDS encoding class I SAM-dependent methyltransferase, with the protein MTTSSPIELEFSRKYDRQHAYEYLHKHQDGLARRLSHWRDEQMARRALKLAGEPDLVLDLPCGAGRFWPLLAEHPSRMIFAADNSADMLAIAESAHSLEVLKRVETFQTSAFAIDMGDNAVDSIFCMRLLHHIADPAHRLAMLREFHRVTRDTLIVSLWVDGNYKAWKRKRLERRRPAKENQNRFVVARSVIEAEFAEAGFDILDRNDFLPGYAMWRVYVLRKRG; encoded by the coding sequence ATGACCACATCGAGCCCCATCGAACTGGAGTTCTCGCGCAAGTACGACCGCCAGCACGCCTACGAATACCTGCACAAGCATCAGGATGGCCTGGCCCGACGGCTGTCGCACTGGCGTGACGAGCAGATGGCGCGCCGCGCACTGAAGCTCGCCGGCGAGCCCGATCTGGTGCTCGATCTGCCGTGCGGCGCCGGGCGTTTCTGGCCGTTGCTGGCCGAGCATCCGAGCCGGATGATCTTCGCCGCCGACAACTCCGCCGACATGCTGGCGATCGCCGAATCGGCGCATTCGTTGGAAGTGCTCAAGCGGGTGGAGACCTTTCAGACCTCAGCCTTCGCCATCGACATGGGCGACAACGCAGTGGACAGCATCTTCTGCATGCGCCTGCTGCACCACATCGCCGACCCGGCGCATCGGCTGGCGATGCTGCGTGAGTTCCACCGCGTCACCCGCGATACGCTGATCGTCTCGCTGTGGGTCGATGGCAACTACAAGGCCTGGAAGCGCAAGCGCCTGGAGCGTCGCCGGCCGGCGAAGGAAAACCAGAACCGCTTCGTTGTCGCGCGCTCGGTGATCGAGGCGGAATTCGCCGAGGCCGGTTTCGACATCCTCGACCGCAATGACTTCCTCCCGGGCTACGCCATGTGGCGGGTCTACGTGCTGCGCAAGCGGGGTTGA
- a CDS encoding InaA protein yields MSRPLVLPAREARTSTFQRWWSTQGEWVEEPNQRRAGESGVQRIRLRDPQQPLLYCKRQIGHLYRSPLHPFGRPTVLRELQALQAFGRLGVQVPELVYCGTRQQAGQWQALLVTAELEGFISLEDWYQQDLGERFGPAVQERMLAAVGITLARIHQARWQHGCCYPKHIFIRAQGEDDATRVEVALLDLEKSRRRLRRSAAARHDLRQLKRHRQAMPEQDWRRLLTAHGTFSQMRCDVI; encoded by the coding sequence ATGAGCCGACCACTCGTATTGCCTGCCCGTGAAGCGCGTACCAGCACCTTCCAGCGTTGGTGGAGCACGCAGGGCGAATGGGTTGAGGAACCCAACCAGCGCCGCGCCGGCGAAAGCGGTGTGCAACGGATACGCCTGCGCGATCCGCAGCAGCCGCTGCTGTACTGCAAACGGCAGATTGGCCACCTGTATCGGTCGCCGCTGCATCCTTTCGGCCGGCCCACGGTGCTGCGCGAACTGCAGGCGCTGCAAGCATTCGGCCGGCTCGGCGTGCAGGTGCCGGAACTGGTCTACTGCGGGACCCGGCAGCAAGCCGGTCAGTGGCAGGCGCTGCTGGTGACGGCGGAACTGGAGGGTTTCATCAGCCTGGAGGACTGGTATCAACAGGACTTGGGGGAGCGCTTCGGTCCGGCGGTACAGGAGCGCATGCTCGCGGCGGTCGGGATCACCCTGGCGCGCATTCATCAGGCACGCTGGCAGCATGGCTGCTGCTATCCCAAGCACATCTTCATCAGGGCTCAGGGTGAAGATGACGCGACCCGTGTCGAGGTCGCGCTGCTTGATCTGGAAAAGAGCCGTCGCCGGCTACGTCGCAGTGCCGCTGCACGGCATGACCTGCGCCAGCTCAAACGTCATCGCCAGGCCATGCCGGAACAGGACTGGCGACGATTGCTGACTGCCCACGGCACGTTCAGCCAGATGCGCTGCGATGTCATCTAA
- a CDS encoding DUF1508 domain-containing protein produces the protein MSGTFEIYNDKAGEFRFRLKANNGQAILASEGYKDKSGCLNGVESVKKNAPDDARYERKASGADKFMFNLKAGNHQVVGTSQSYASEASRDKGIESVKNHAPDAKVVEVGN, from the coding sequence ATGTCTGGGACGTTTGAAATATACAACGACAAAGCGGGTGAATTTCGTTTTCGGCTCAAAGCCAACAATGGCCAAGCAATTCTGGCCAGCGAGGGCTACAAGGATAAGTCTGGATGTCTAAATGGAGTCGAGTCAGTCAAAAAAAATGCGCCTGATGATGCACGCTACGAGCGTAAGGCCAGCGGGGCTGACAAGTTTATGTTCAACCTTAAGGCGGGTAATCACCAAGTAGTCGGGACGAGCCAGTCATATGCCTCCGAAGCCTCACGCGACAAGGGTATCGAGTCGGTGAAAAACCACGCACCCGACGCTAAGGTTGTTGAGGTGGGCAATTAA